From the genome of Papaver somniferum cultivar HN1 chromosome 2, ASM357369v1, whole genome shotgun sequence, one region includes:
- the LOC113350590 gene encoding uncharacterized protein LOC113350590 has product MPSPDSFHSEVQTLPAVQQVVLISKSDPAKFLLSKPVLMGRSAKWILQMLELDITCASLRAIKGQFVADLLAAFPGEGTTALHEDIPGEFPEIYVVEGEAWLLYFDDSATPSNNTGGAGVVLVSPTGEVFSHSFKLYFQCTNNSAEYEAFLIGLSISKQAGATRLEIRGDSKLLVNHMNRMYALKEVTLAPNRSEEQRLLNYFADATITHVGRNNNRHADCLATLASKL; this is encoded by the coding sequence ATGCCTAGCCCTGATTCTttccattcagaagttcagacattacctgcTGTCCAACAAGTGGTGCTTATATCCAAATCTGATCCTGCGAAGTTTTTACTTTCAAAGCCGGTATTGATGGGAAGGTCGGCCAAGTGGATTCTTCAAATGTTAGAGCTAGACATAACGTGTGCATCACTAAGGGCTATTAAAGGACAATTCGTTGCAGATTTACTGGCAGCATTCCCTGGAGAAGGCACTACTGCACTACACGAGGATATCCCTGGAGAATTTCCAGAGATCTACGTTGTCGAAGGAGAGGCATGGCTGCTGTATTTTGATGACTCCGCCACTCCTAGCAATAACACTGGAGGGGCAGGCGTGGTCCTAGTGTCTCCAACTGGCGAAGTTTTCTCGCATTCCTTCAAGTTGTACTTTcagtgcaccaacaactcagcagagtatgaagcctttctcataggACTTTCAATATCCAAACAAGCAGGGGCCACTCGcctggagataagaggtgactctaAGTTACTGGTTAATCATATGAATAGAATGTATGCGTTGAAGGAGGTAACGCTGGCCCCGAATCGATCAGAGGAGCAAAGATTATTAAACTACTTTgctgatgcaaccataacccatgTTGGTCGCAACAACAACAGGCATGCCGATTGTTTAGCCACGCTGGCATCCAAATTATAG